CGGCTATACCGCCGCCGAAGCGATCGGACGGGAAGTCAGGGAACTGCTCAAGACCGAATATCCGACGTCGTTCCGGCAATTCGTCGCCGATCTCGGCAGGAACGGGTTTTGGGAAGGCGAGCTGATCCAAACGACGCGCACCGGCGAAAATGTGATCGTCGAAAGCCGCCAGCACGTGATGCGGCACGACGAGAGCCGTTTGACGGTGATCGAAACCTCCCGCGACGTCACGGACAGGCGACGTCTCGAGTCGAAGCTGTCGCGTTCGGCCAAACTGGCGCTTGTCGGCGAACTTGCGGCCGGACTGGCGCACGAGATCAAAAACCCGCTCGCCGGGATCAAGGGAGTCGTCGACATCCTTCTCGAGCGGCGGCGGGCCGTCAAATCGGACGAATCGGAGATCTTGGAGAGCGTTCGAAGCGAGATCGACAGGATCGACCGTACCGTCAGGATGCTTCTGCGGAATTCGAGGCCGAAACCGGTCGAGATCAGGCGCGCCGCTCTCGATGACACGATCAGACGTGCCGTCAAACTCGCGTCGTATCAGTTTCACCAACAGCGGAGCGGCGCGGAACCGATTCGCCTCGTACTTCCCGAGAATCATCTTTTGGTGCCGCACGACGAGTCAAGCATAGAGGATGCCGTTCTGAACCTGATCCTGAATGCCGGCGACGCGATCGGCGACCGTCCGAACGGGCTGATGACGGTTGCACTCGAATCTGACGGCAAGGCCGCGTTGATCAGTGTGTCCGACAACGGGTGCGGAATCGAAACCGCAAAACACGACGAGATATTTCTACCGTTCAAGACCTCGAAGAACGACGGCACAGGGCTCGGACTTACCGCGGTCAAGCGAATCGCACGCGCGCACGGTGGCGATTGCGCCGTCGAATCGGTTCCGGGGAAGGGCTCGACATTTACGATCATTCTTCCGCTTGGCGAAAACACGCCACGCGTCCGTTGACGTTGTCGGAGTCGGCGCTCGCTTCGGAAGCGGACCGGGAAACATCGAAGAGGCGAACGAAAAAAAACTCACAGGCCGGCCTGGATTCCGGTTCCACTGGAAAAACTATGAAAATTGAGGAAATTGCATATCACAGGACGGAACTGGGCGAACTCGTGCTTCGCCGGCGGATCGAACCAAGACTCGGAGACCTTGAGATATTCGAGGTCAAACTCGGTGACGAGTTTCTGATGTCAAGCCTTTTCACGAACGGGGAGGAAGAGCTGTCGGCGCTCGGGCTGGCCGGACTGGCAGGTGGACTCGACGTGGTTGTCGGCGGTCTCGGGCTCGGCTACACTGCGGTCGCCGCATTGCGAAACGAGAAAGTTCGTTCGTTGCTGGTGATCGACAAGTTTCAGGAAGTCATAGACTGGCATTTGAACGGACTCGTGCCGCTCGGCGAGGTGTTGGCCGGCGACCAACGGTGTGAATTGCGTGCCGGCGACTTCTTTGCGCTGGCGCGAACCGGTTTCGACGCCGCCGATCCGGAGCGGCGGTTCGACGCGGTTCTGCTCGACATCGATCATTCACCGGAGCATTATCTCGATGAAACGAACCGTTCGTTCTACGGCACCGAAGGTTTGAACGCGCTTCGCGGGCAGTTAAAGTCCGAGGGTGTTTTCGCGCTCTGGTCCAACGATCCCTCCGACGGTAAGTTCATTGATCATCTCCGGTTCGTTTTCGGTGAGGCGTCCGGTCACGACATCGAATTCGCGAATCCTTACACGAATTCGGTCTCGGTCAATTCCGTATACATTGCGAGAAACCGGACGCAAACCCCGGTGTTGCGATAGCGCGGCACGCGTGAAGCGGGACAAAGGGATGTAGAGGCCCTCTGGCGTGCGTCCGATAACGTATCAACGGAATTGGGTAAAATTACCCGATCGGGCGGAGGGAAATCCCCAAAGAATCGTTGAACCAAGCCGACTGTGTACCATAAGCTGTTGTGTCTGAACGTCTTGTCAGTATCTTGGACGATGGAACGCAAGTTGCCCTTGAATGAGAACGGAAGGCAACAAATTGGACTGACGGGGCGCGGGACGGATCGCCGGGAACGGCGGTCCGTCCCGGACGGGAGGCAAGAATTCCGGCCCGCTGGAGGTGAAATATGAGCAAGATCCTGAATGTCGTGATGATACTCGTTTCACTCGCTTTCGTAATGTATTTGAACCGAACCCGAGAAGTTGGAATTCGGAGACCGGCGAGGCGTCTGGTTCGTTACGGCCATCCCGTGTTGAGATAACAGTATTCCCTGGAGGTAAATGCTATGAGAATCGGAGAAATAATGACTGCGGATCCGGCGTACGTAACCGTCGACACGAGTTTGCACCAGGTGGCGCAATTGATGGCGGACCGTGACTGCGGGATCGTCCCGGTGATCGAAACGGCTGAGCGAAGAAAGCCGGTCGGCGTGATCACCGACCGCGATCTCGCCCTGCGGACGATCGCCCACAACAAGAATCCGCTGCATATGATCGCCGGCGAAGTGATGACCGAGATGGTCGTCACGGTCGAGGCGGACGCGTCGGTCGAGGAATGCGTGCGTTTGATGGAAACGAACCGCATTCGTCGGGTGTTCGTGGTCGACCAGAATGGCAACCTTGAAGGCGTCGTGGCGCAGGCCGACATCGCCCGGCACGCGCCGGCCGTTGCGACTGCCGGCCTTCTGAAGGACCTGTCGGCCAAAGCGATCGCATAGAGGGTGGAATCGGTTCAAAAAATGCAGGCGTACGTGCTTGGCGCGGCCGGTAGGGTCGAAGACCGGCCGTTACGCCTTTTGCGCGTGAGAATTCCGCGCGCCGAAACGGACGAGGTACTTGTTCGGGTGACGGCGTGCGGGATTTGCCGAACGGATCTGCATATCTGCGAAGGAGATCTTGAAAGGCGCCGCGAACACATCATTCCCGGGCATCAGGTTGTCGGGCGGGTTGCCGAATGCGGAACCTCGGCAGGGAAGTTCGCGATCGGCGAACGCGTCGGTATCGCCTGGCTCGGAAAGACCTGCGGCCGCTGCCGTTTCTGCATTGGCGGAAAGGAAAATCTGTGTGACGCTCCGGAGTTCAACGGCTGGACGCGCGACGGCGGGTTCGGCGAATACGTCGCCATACCGGAAAACTTCGTATACCGTATCCCGGACTCTTTTACCGACATCGAAGCCGCGCCTTTGCTTTGCGCCGGAATCATAGGCTACCGCTCGCTGCGCCTGACCGGAATCGATCGGGATTCCTGGGCCGGGGCGCGTCTCGGGATCTATGGATTCGGTGCCGCCGGGCATATCGCGATCCAGATCGCCCGCAAACGCGGCGCCGAGGTTTATGTCGCGACGCGCGATCGTGAACGCCATCAGGCGCTTGCGGTCGAACTCGGGGCCGTCTGGATCGGCGATACGTTTGAACGCCCGCCGGTGGAACTCGACGCCGCGATCGTCTTTGCGCCGGCCGGCGAGATCGTCCCTGCGGCGCTTAAGGCGCTCGGAAAAGGCGGAAGCCTCGTTCTCGGCGGGATACATATGTCGCCGATTCCGGAATTCGAGTACAAACTGATCTACGGCGAGCGGATCGTTCGCTCGGTGGCGAACAACACCCGGGCCGACGGCGAGGAATTTCTCAATGAGGCAGCACAAGCCGGCGTCCGGACGCATACGCAGGTCTTCGCCTTCGACGAACTTCCCGAAGCGCTCATCGCCCTCAAACACGACGCCATCCGCGGCGCGGCCGTTCTGGAAGTCGATGAAACACCTGCACGGTTTCCAACATCGCCGAACTAAAAAGCAACTCAAGCGCGTTCTTGGAGCAGGTTCGCAATGGCGCGGAAATTATCGTCAAAAACCGAAACCGTCCGGTTGCCCGGCTAATGCGGCTTGCGGTTGGGGACGATTTGGACGCGGAAGAAGAGATTTTGGTTAATGCGTTTGCCGTTGGAAGCGAAGTCCGGCGCCCGGCGTTTATTTTGATATCATTAGAGAAATGATAAGGTCCGAGCGTGATGAGGACAAGTGCGATTGTTCCGGTTTGCGTCCGGCAGAATGCGGGTCAGAGGCCCGATTTTTGATGCGGTTACGGGTGAGGAAATCTATGAAAGTCGCGGTGATCACATTGGTGCTGCTTTTTGCCATTGGCCCGACGTTCTCGCAGGCGCAGAGCGTCGAAACTGCCGTCAAAGCCGCGTTTGAGCCGGAGTTCGTGCACATACCGGCAGGGCGGTTCCGAATGGGGTCCGACATTGGAATGGTTGATGAGTCGCCGGCGCACACCGTGGTCATCGAAAGGGAATTCTGGTTGCAGGCAACTGAGGTAACGCAGGCCGAATGGGAATCGGTGATGGGCGTGAATCCATCGTCGAATCCCGGTTGCGGGCGCTGTCCGGTTGAGACCGTGTCTTGGGACGAGGTTAAGCAGTTCATCGCAAAACTCAACGAGCGGGATGAAGAATTCGAGTACCGGCTTCCGAGCGAAGCGGAATGGGAATACGCCGCACGTGCGGGAACCGTTGCCGACGCTTTGCCGACCTTAGACTCCGAAGCGTGGTATTTCACAGGCAGGTCCGTCGGAGGCGCGCAGCCGGTCGGCTCGAAGAGTCCGAACCGGTGGGGCCTGTACGACATTCTCGGAAATGTCTGGGAATGGGTCGAAGACCGCTATGGTCGGTACGGCGGCCCCCCAAAAGACGAACGATTACGCGTGTTCCGTGGCGGTTGTTGGGCGACGGCCGCCGACATCCTCAGACCGGCTTACCGCGGCGCCGCCTACCAAAGCGATAGACTTACCCTTGTCGGATTTCGAGTCGTGCGTTCGGCAAAGAGGCTGAGCTAAATGCGCACATCCCGACGAGGACTGGTGAAGAAGTAAGGCGCCAAGGGGAACCACACTCTCTGCGTCTGATAATAAAGATTATGTAGTAAGTGCTTAAGGCGCGTCGCCGGCCTTGACCTTGTCGAAGACCTCTTTGAGCGCCTGCAGTATCTGTTTCCGGTCGCCGGTCTCTCCGCCGGCGAACCTGATCGTCAAGTCGAACCCGCTGCTCTTCGACTGGAACCGAAATCGGTTCTCGGATTGATTCTCCCGCGCTGCCGAGGCTCCGGGCTTTTCGGGCCGCGCCGCCTTCCGGATATCCTCGCGCGTGAGGTTCCTTTCGGCGATCGTTTCGACAAAGGTCCGCATCGCCGCGTCGTCGAACTGGCGCGCGACCTCGAGCAATGTCGATTTCGCGCTGATGCCCGCGGTCGCGCATTTTTCGCGGATCTCTTGCGGAATTCCGGCGAGCGTCATCGATTCCGTGACCGACGTCCTGCTCTTGCTGATCTTTTTGGAGATCTCGTCGTGAGTGTAGCCATAGTGCTTCGCGAGCGCCGCCAGACCGTCGGCCTCTTCCCAAAGCGTCAGGTCCTTGCGCTGCATATTCTCTATGAGCGCGATCTCGGCGATCGATCGTTCGTCGATGTCGAGCTCGATGCACGGGACTTCCTTGAGCCCGGCGAGATTTGCGGCCCGCCAGCGGCGCTCGCCGGCGATGATCATCCACATACCCGTTTCGGGGACAGGCTTGACGAGCAGCGGTTCGAGCACGCCCTTTTGCCTTATCGAACTCGAAAGCTCGGACAGGTCCCCGATCTCGGTGCGCGGCTGATCCGGATTGGGTTCGATCTGGCTGATCGGCAGAATTCTCCCGACGGTCCGGTTGGTGCGCGCGAGATCATCGACGTAATGCGAATCGTGACGCATCTTGATTTCCACTGGTAGACCGATTCTAGGCACGACTTAACACCTCTTTGCTTAGTTTCTTGTATTCATCGGCGCCGGACGAATGCGGCGCGTAGCTGAAGATCGCTTCTTTGTGCGCCGGGGATTCCTCGAGCCGGACGCTGCGCGTAATGACGGTCTTGAAGGCCTTTTCGCCGAAAACCTGCCGGATGTGCGCCTCGACGTCCTTTGAGAGTGCCGTACGCCGATCGAACAGCGTCACCAGCACGCCCATCAGGTCGAGGTCGGGATTCGGCCGGGCGCGGACCTTTTCGATCGTTTCGAGCAGATCGTCGGTGCCTTCAAGCGCGAAATACGATGACTGGATCGGGATCAGGACGTGCGACGCCGCGACGAGCGCGTTGACGGTGATGATCCCAAGGGTCGGCGGCGTGTCAAAGAAGATCACGTCATAATCGTTCCGGATCTGCTCGAGCCGGTCGCGCAGACGGAATATGGCGTCAAAATCCCCAACGAGCTTCGCCTCGAGCTTGGCGAGACTGATGCGCGACGGAACGATATGGAGCCCGTCGACCTTTGTCCGGCATATGAAATTCTCCCAGGGCTCGTCAAGCTCGGTCATCAGCTCGAAAACGCTCCCGTTGATGTCTTCCGAATGAACGAACGACAGCGAACTGTTCCCCTGCGGATCAAGGTCGAGCAACAGGACGCGTTTGCCGGCGAGCGCGCAGGCCGCCGAGAGATTTATCGCGGTGGTGGTTTTTCCGACCCCGCCTTTTTGGTTAGCGATTGCGATGATCATTATTGTTTGTCTCTAATTTATCCGATCAGATCGGGCCAGTCCTCCGGCGGCGGCGGCGCTTCGGATTCGAAATCCGGCTCGGCCTGTGAAGATGCGGACGAAATATCAAGCACTTTCTGGTCGGCGAAGATCGCGCTGTCGGCGCGCAGGGCGAGCGCAATCGCATCGGACGGCCGCGCGTCGAGCGTGACTAGCTTG
The DNA window shown above is from Acidobacteriota bacterium and carries:
- a CDS encoding spermidine synthase encodes the protein MKIEEIAYHRTELGELVLRRRIEPRLGDLEIFEVKLGDEFLMSSLFTNGEEELSALGLAGLAGGLDVVVGGLGLGYTAVAALRNEKVRSLLVIDKFQEVIDWHLNGLVPLGEVLAGDQRCELRAGDFFALARTGFDAADPERRFDAVLLDIDHSPEHYLDETNRSFYGTEGLNALRGQLKSEGVFALWSNDPSDGKFIDHLRFVFGEASGHDIEFANPYTNSVSVNSVYIARNRTQTPVLR
- a CDS encoding PAS domain S-box protein; this encodes MSENDPFLNELHDLHAPLDVPLVVSITDARGVITHVNDRFCELSGYRRDELVGKTHATINSGFHSKTFFRDLWRSIRRGHTWRGEVRNRAKNGEFFWLDTTIIPFLDEDGAAVKFLSVRSDITARKSGEQASSQELIRRLAREEKQKTGILESLSEAFISLDRDFRCIYINPAAERYLGSTIEQLRGRDMWEVFPDAVGTRFEREFRKAMAKREEIVFEEFYKPNGSWLELRAFPWEDGLAIFYRDVTGRKRAEELIREKNQLLEQTYDAIFIWNPDEGIVSWNANAEKLYGYTAAEAIGREVRELLKTEYPTSFRQFVADLGRNGFWEGELIQTTRTGENVIVESRQHVMRHDESRLTVIETSRDVTDRRRLESKLSRSAKLALVGELAAGLAHEIKNPLAGIKGVVDILLERRRAVKSDESEILESVRSEIDRIDRTVRMLLRNSRPKPVEIRRAALDDTIRRAVKLASYQFHQQRSGAEPIRLVLPENHLLVPHDESSIEDAVLNLILNAGDAIGDRPNGLMTVALESDGKAALISVSDNGCGIETAKHDEIFLPFKTSKNDGTGLGLTAVKRIARAHGGDCAVESVPGKGSTFTIILPLGENTPRVR
- a CDS encoding ParA family protein; translation: MIIAIANQKGGVGKTTTAINLSAACALAGKRVLLLDLDPQGNSSLSFVHSEDINGSVFELMTELDEPWENFICRTKVDGLHIVPSRISLAKLEAKLVGDFDAIFRLRDRLEQIRNDYDVIFFDTPPTLGIITVNALVAASHVLIPIQSSYFALEGTDDLLETIEKVRARPNPDLDLMGVLVTLFDRRTALSKDVEAHIRQVFGEKAFKTVITRSVRLEESPAHKEAIFSYAPHSSGADEYKKLSKEVLSRA
- a CDS encoding formylglycine-generating enzyme family protein, which encodes MKVAVITLVLLFAIGPTFSQAQSVETAVKAAFEPEFVHIPAGRFRMGSDIGMVDESPAHTVVIEREFWLQATEVTQAEWESVMGVNPSSNPGCGRCPVETVSWDEVKQFIAKLNERDEEFEYRLPSEAEWEYAARAGTVADALPTLDSEAWYFTGRSVGGAQPVGSKSPNRWGLYDILGNVWEWVEDRYGRYGGPPKDERLRVFRGGCWATAADILRPAYRGAAYQSDRLTLVGFRVVRSAKRLS
- a CDS encoding CBS domain-containing protein: MRIGEIMTADPAYVTVDTSLHQVAQLMADRDCGIVPVIETAERRKPVGVITDRDLALRTIAHNKNPLHMIAGEVMTEMVVTVEADASVEECVRLMETNRIRRVFVVDQNGNLEGVVAQADIARHAPAVATAGLLKDLSAKAIA
- a CDS encoding zinc-dependent alcohol dehydrogenase family protein; the encoded protein is MQAYVLGAAGRVEDRPLRLLRVRIPRAETDEVLVRVTACGICRTDLHICEGDLERRREHIIPGHQVVGRVAECGTSAGKFAIGERVGIAWLGKTCGRCRFCIGGKENLCDAPEFNGWTRDGGFGEYVAIPENFVYRIPDSFTDIEAAPLLCAGIIGYRSLRLTGIDRDSWAGARLGIYGFGAAGHIAIQIARKRGAEVYVATRDRERHQALAVELGAVWIGDTFERPPVELDAAIVFAPAGEIVPAALKALGKGGSLVLGGIHMSPIPEFEYKLIYGERIVRSVANNTRADGEEFLNEAAQAGVRTHTQVFAFDELPEALIALKHDAIRGAAVLEVDETPARFPTSPN
- a CDS encoding ParB/RepB/Spo0J family partition protein, with product MRHDSHYVDDLARTNRTVGRILPISQIEPNPDQPRTEIGDLSELSSSIRQKGVLEPLLVKPVPETGMWMIIAGERRWRAANLAGLKEVPCIELDIDERSIAEIALIENMQRKDLTLWEEADGLAALAKHYGYTHDEISKKISKSRTSVTESMTLAGIPQEIREKCATAGISAKSTLLEVARQFDDAAMRTFVETIAERNLTREDIRKAARPEKPGASAARENQSENRFRFQSKSSGFDLTIRFAGGETGDRKQILQALKEVFDKVKAGDAP